DNA sequence from the Paenibacillus azoreducens genome:
AAGAGATGGAAGATTTCAAAGCGAATCCCGGCGTGTACGGCATTCCGGTACTATTCCCGCCTAACCGTTATGACGGAGGGAAATTCGCCTGGGAAGGCAAGGTCTACGAGCTTCCGGTGAACGAAACGGACAAAGGCAACCATCTGCATGGTTTCATGCATCAGCTGCCATGGTCCGTTGATTATATGAAAGCTGACGGATATGAAAGCGTGGTCATCATTTCGCAAAAGGTAAGGGACGGGCATCTGTATAAGCAGTATTTTCCTTTTGAATTTACGATCACCCTCCGGTATACGCTGAACGCTGAAGGTCTGCATCAGCAGGTTGCCGTCAGCAACGACGGCCGGGAAAGAATGCCGAATTTGCTGGCTTTCCATACGGCGATCAACGCTCCTTTTGTGCCGGGAAGTTCAGCGTCGGATTATACATTTAAAATGACGATCGGCGAGCGCCGGGAAATGAGTGAGCGGATGCTGCCGACAGGAAAGATTCAGCCGCTTAGCCGGGAAGAAGTGCTGATGAAAACGGACGGGGTCAGCCCATATTTTGCGTCTATGGATAATCATTACACCGCCAGCCCGCAAAATGGGCGCAACCGGATGGAACTGACGGATCACCGGACGGGGGACGTGCTTGTTTATGACGTCGGTACATCCTATAAATACTGGATGATCTGGAATAATGGCGCCTGCGGCAAGTTTTTCTGCCCTGAGCCGCAAATCAATTTGGTGAATGCACCGAACATCGCAGGATTGCCTGCGGAGGAAATCGGGCTGATCGGCCTAGAGCCTGGCGAAAGATGGGAAGAAACAAGCTCGTTTTATGCAATCAAACGCGAGAACTAAGCAATTTCGAAAACTATAAGTGCGTGTTCAAAGCTGATGAAATTCCATATCGCAAGAAAACCTACCGCTGAATGCGGCCCTTCATCGTTGGATTGACCTCGATTGGTTTTCTTGTCAAAAGCGGACTTTTTGAACAACCTCTCTAACGGCAGCAAAAATATACCGCCTTTCCGAAGTTGGAAGGGCGGTTTTTTGGATCATGCGTATATACTTTGGGGAAGGTGTCCCTTATACCGCAAGTGGACCTTCATCATGCAACGTCACGCCGGGCGCTGGGAGTCTGCGCACGGTGAGAAAAGAAAAAATCCGATAAAAGCTAGAAGCGGTTTGTCTTCTATGGAAAATGTGTAGGAAGTTTTTCGTTACTCGGTTAAGCGGAATCCGCACCCGCGGCAGAAATGGTCGCCAAGAGTGGCAGACTCGCCGCATTTTGGGCAAAATATCGCTTTTTCTGAATGCCCCGCTTGTACGGCGGCGGGCTGCACCACGATCGTTTGGAATTGCTGTCCGCAAAACGGACAATATGAAGCGTCTGCCTGCAGCATTTTACCGCATCCGCACTCTTTAAGGTTTTGCAAAAGCTGAATTTTCCGGTTAAGCTCTTCAATCTCTTTTTCCAAAGTTATAATAGCTTCTTGATACTTTTCAAATTCGGCACCGGGTACAAAGCTGGACTGGGTTTCAAGCGAACGGTACACAATCCGTCCGATTTCTGTATAATTTTTTTCGATTTCTTTTTCCTTGGATGATACCTGAAACTTCAATGTCGTGGATTCCACGGTTTGCTGAGCTTTTTTGCCCGCATCTGACACACCCTGTTTGAGTTTGTTTAAAAAATTGGACATAACGGGGCTTCTCCTCCTTCATCCGCTGTATCCATTGTTCTCGTCTGCAAAAGTAAGCGGCTTGATGTGCTATTCCCGGACTCTTGCTGATGGATACCTCATGTTAATATTAATGTATGGCTTATCTTCACAAGCTAGAACAACCGTCTGACGCCGCTCTTTTTTCGAGGGAAGGACGCCGATATGTCATTCTTACCGCATTATAACCCGAGTTCATCCCGGAGGGAAATAACTGTTTTTTGACGGGAGCCGATAATTGGTGACATGCAAGATGTCACTAATAGAATGTTATGATTGGACTATATTACGAAAGGTTGTGCCGCGCCTTGAAAAAAATGGACCGCCTGATGGCAATTATTATGGCTCTGCAGCATGACAGCCAGACGGCATCCGCGCTTTCGTCGAAGCTGGAGGTGTCGCGCCGCACGATTTTGCGGGATATCCAAACCTTGTCTGAGATCGGCGTGCCGATTGGAGCGGCAAGCGGCCCAAATGGCGGATATACATTGATGGAGGGCTTTCAGCTTCCGCCGCTTCAGCTTAGCTCCAGGGAAGCTTTATGCGTGTTATTTGCCCTGCAGGGGCTGACGCGGTACACCGACACTCCATTTAACGGGGAGCGCTGGTCCGTAATGGACAAAATCCGCAGCATTCTTCCGCATGAAACGTCAAAGAGCATTGACCCGCTTCTGGACAGCATGGAAATTGAAGTTCCCAAACGGGTATACCATATTCCGCATTTGGAATGGATGCTGAAGATGACGGCACAGGGAAAATGGCTGTCCGTTTTTTATCAATCGATGAACCATCGCCGGAGATTGTTGATTAAACCGCATAAAATTTTTGCCGCTCACGGTTTTTGGTATTGCGACTGTTTTTCGCATACGCATCAGGAGGACCGCAGGCTGCGGATCGACCGGATTCAAGATGTTGCGGAGGCGGAGGAACCTGCGGATTTCCGGGAGTTGAAACTTTCCAGCAGTCAGGATCAGGATACGAGCATACATATCCGCGCGGAGCTAACCTATAAGGGAATGCTTCAGGTCGAGCGGGACGAGCATATTGGGGAAAGCATCGAAGCGGCGGGGGATGAGCTCTGGATTGCTGACTTTCATTTGCCGGAAAAGGAGTGGGAATGGGTGGTGAGCCTGTTTTTCTCATTAGGACGTGAAGCCAGGGTTATCATGCCGGAAAAACTGCGGGCCGAAATCCGCCAAAGGGCAAGCGATCTGTATAACGATTATAATCATGCGATAGCAGAGGAGAGCTGATTCATGAACGAAGCAAATCAAGGCGAGGCCATCATTAGAAATTACGATGAGGCGGCGGAATATATCATGCGGATCGGGATTTTGCCGTTAGCTTCTTGTATCCCGGAATTTCCTTCGCTTGAAAGCATCACCCGCAAAGAAAGCTGGCACAGCGGCGAAGAGGATGATCCATGGACCTGGAGAACCCGGTTTCCGTATGAAGGTAAGGCCGGTTATGGCAAGTTTATGAAGAAAAAGGCTTTTCTGATTTCGGCGGAATGGTTTCCTTTGGTTTATGCCTGTTTGGGCATGGGCAGAGATGCCGAGAACTGCTATCAAGACGGTTTGCTGTCGAAAACGGCATGGGAGCTGTATCAGCTGATCGATATCGACCAGGGAATCGACACCCGGGCGCTGCGCGAGCGGGCGCACATGAAAGCAGTGGAAGATAAAAAGGCATTCGACCGGGCTGTCCTTGAACTTCAGGAAACGATGTTGATCGTCATTTCAGGCGTGAAAACCAAAGTGAATGAAGCCGGCGAAACAAACGGCTGGAGCAGCACGGCTTACGAGACGACAGAGCATTGGATGAAACAAAATGGAATCGGGAAAGCTCCGTGTTCCAAACAAGAGGCTGGGCAGCAATTGCTTGCGCGGCTTCAAGACAACTGCAGCAGCAGAGCGTTTGCATACTTTAAAAAACAATTCCAACAATAGGAGGCTGAACTTTATGAAATTAACCGGTTCGCAGTTTATGAAAGCAAGGGATTTTATCTATGCCAATGCACGGCTGCTCGACCGTAGGCGGTTTGAGTTTCACTTTGCGAAAGGGGGGCCGGAGCCTGTTGTGGATGCGCTTCGCGCCTATCAAAATGCGGACGGCGGTTTTGGCAGCGCGCTAGAGCCGGATATGCGCGTGCCCGACAGCCAGCCGATTGCCACCGAATTTGCTCTGCTGATTATGGACGAAATCGGTATGGCCGACCCAGGGATGCTGCAGGGGATTATAGGCTATTTTAAACAGGAGCTGCGGGCAACAGGAGGATTGCCGCGGGCAACGGTTAAGGTCAACGCCTATCCGCACGCTCCCTGGTGGAATACGGATGATGACAGCTCGGGATCGCTGAATCCGACCGGGCGTATGCTAGGGCTCTTGTACAAGCTGCAAGCGTTAACGGGACACGAAGATGAGGAATGGCTTAAGCGCAGTTTGGATTTTGTGTGGGGGCAGATACCACGGGCCAATCCGGCGGATTATCATGATGTCATTCAATGCATCGCGTTTCTGGAGCATATACCGGATCGGGAGCGGGCGGAAGCAGAGATGAAAACCGTGGATCATTGGCTGAAGCAGCCTGGAACGATCGAACTGGATCCCGAGGCGGAAGGTTACGTGCATAAGGTGCTGGACTGGGCTCCGACGCCGGACAGTTATGCGAAAAAGTGGATAACAGAGGCGGATATGGAGCGGCATTTGGATCACCTGATCCGGAGCCAGCAGGAGGATGGAGGGTGGACGGTCAGTTTTCCGGCGATAAGCCAAGGCAATGCATCCGAATGGCGCGGTTTGATTACGGTGGACCGTTTGCTTACACTTAAGGCTTACGGCCGTCTCGAAGAGACGTTTTAAAATAACCTAAAGTTGTAAAAAGCCGCGGGGATAAGGTGCCAATAAGAAGAATGGCGGTTGTGCAAGATTGAGTTGGAGGAGGTGTTAGGGGAATCGCGGTTATGTTATCGATCCGTACTAGACGAAGCTGAACCGCTCGATGAACATCGGGTTAAGAAAACAGATATGCTATTAAACATAAGATGATTTTCGACGATGGAGATCGTTGATAAATTTCATTGTTCTTGCATTGTGCCTTTTTCTCGCTGAAAGCTTGCAAAGGTGCATCTATTCTCGGTAGTTTGCTTCGTTCTCGTTGAAAAGCTTGCAAAAAGTGCATCTATTCTCGGTAGTTTGCTTCGTTCTCGCTGAAAAGCTTGCAAAAGTGCATCTATTCTCAGCAGTGTGCCTTGTTCTCGTTGAAAAGCTTGCAGAAGTGCAAGCTTTTTACGCTTTTTGAGCGTATTTAGGTGATGTATGATCAAATTGTTGCATAAACGCAACAATTTGACGTTCCAACCCATACAACGTCAGAAAAAGATGCACAAACGCAACAATTTGCACTCTGTCTTCATAATTCGACCATATATTTATACGAAAAATAACTTCGCGCATTAAAGTGTGAAAGCGCGCCAAAGCAAAAAAAGGTTTCTGTTTGATTGAACTTCCAAAATATGGGTCTATGTTAGATTCAGCTCATGAATCTCAACTTTATAGCCCATCTGGTTGATTTTACGAATCCAGTACTCAATAGTCTTCTCGCGTTTACCCAAATAGTCTGCACCCAGTTCCTCGTAAGGCACTTTGTCGCGAAGGACGACGTAGATCATGCGTAAGAGTAAATGTGAAACCGCCATAATGGCCTTTTGTTTGCCCATACGTTTGACCAGCCTGTAGTACACCGCAGCGATCCGTGAGTCTTTCTTACGTATCGCTGCCCAACTACATTGGCAGAGAACCGATTTTAGCCCTCTACTTCCTCGTTGGTTCTTTTTTCTTTTTTTTTACCGTTACTTTCATGATTGGCTGGGCATACCCCGGCCCATGAAGAAACGTGCCCATCGGATGGAAATTGAGACATATCTGTACCCAATTCGGCCACGATGCTCGCCGCTGCATCATGGTTGATCCCAGGAATGGTGTCCAGCAATTCCATTTCCAAGTGATGAGGCGTAAGCAGAGAATCGATTTCCGCTTCCAGTTCCACAATCTCCTTCTCGAGATACACAATATGCTCCAGATGTCTTCGGATCATATTACGGTGATGGATGCGTAATCGTCCATTCAACGACTCCATGAGTTTGGGGACCTTACGCTTTAGTGTCGACTTGACCATGTCTCGAACTTGCTTCTCATCGAGCACCTCGCCATTGACAATGGATTCAAGCAACGCTCGACCGGAAACCCCAAAAATGTCGCTCATAAAGGTGGTGAGTTTCAAATTCGCATCTTGCAAGATCTTGTGAACCCGGTTCTTCTCTTGGGTCACATTCTGGAGGAGCTTGCGCCGATAACGAGTCAAGTCACGCAAATCGCGAATGTCTTTATGAGGTACAAAACTCTTCTCGATTAATCCGCTGCGATGCAACCGAGCGATCCATTCCGCATCGTTGTAGTCGGTCTTCCGGCCTGGAACATTCTTGATACGCGTTGGGTTGGCTAAGGTCAACTCACACGTGTCCTCCAAAACGTTCCATATGGGTTTCCAGTACACGCCTGTGCTCTCCATAGCTACATGTGTGCATTCCCGAGCCAGAAGCCACTCTTGCAATTGCAGCAATTCTTTCGTGGTCGTCCCGAATGTTTGAATTTCTTTCGATGGCTTTTTCTCCAGCGGACCGGAGAGCAAGCAGACTACGATGTTATCCTGATGAACATCTAGACCGGCACATCGTTCCAAAATTGCATCCAAGAGGAACAACTCCTTTCGAGGTTTCAAGATTTGTACAGACAGATCATGCAACCTTGTACAAGATGACACTTTATACGCGTACTCGTAGTAACAATCGGCGATTCTCGTGGTTGCAATGGGTCCGATTCTAACACGGAGTGTGTCTCCAAAATATAACCGACCTCTGATCCATCTATCTTAAGTACCTCAAAAAGTGGGCAAGAACGCAAGTCCCATTTTTCATATATGGTGGTGACCGTCAGGCCATGTTTGATTCTAATGGACATCACGGCCGCTAAATGGCTAAAAATAGCCACTTAGGAATCCTAACGGTCACCACAGCTCTTATTTGCTTCGAAATAAGGGTAAAAGTCGGGATTTTCACCAAATAGCTGCAGCTGTGTCCATTAGAAATCAAAATGATCGTAAATCCCCTCCTTAGCGGCCGCTATGTCCGTTAGAGTTTTGTGTGCAGTCCTTTCATGCGATCCCAACGCATACGTGTACGATCTGCTGTGTGCAGTCCTTTCATGCGATCCCAACGCATCCGTGTGCGATCTGCTCATTGCGACTCCAACGCACAACACCAAAATGCATAACACCAACATGCATAACACCAACGCACGACTCCAACACACGGCACTAACGTACTACACCAAGGCACGGCACCAACGCACGACAGCAACATACGGCATTAATGTACTAAACCAACGCATAACACCAACGCACGACACCAACATACCGCATTAATTTACTACACCAACGCACGACTCCAACACACGGCACTAACGTACTACACCAACGCACGACTCCAACGCACAACACCAACACACGACTTCAACACCCGCCCCAAAACAAACTCCAAAAACAACCCATATCAAAACAAACTCCATACCAATGCAAATGGAGCCTTTCCCGCACCGCAGGAAAGACTCCACGTGACTCCAAGGCTCCATCGTATGCCGAACATTTAACGGCATTGATGTTTTTTTGAAGTCAACATTTAAAATGCCCAATTTCCCTTTTTAAATACAGGTTCTTCCGTTCCATCCGCCGTCACTCCGAAAATGTCCATTTCGCCGGAGCCGATCATGAAATCGACGTGCGTTACGCTAGAATTCAGCCCATGCTGCGTAAGCTGCTCCTGGGTCATTTCTTTGCCGCCTTCAAGACAGAAAGCATATGCGCTGCCGATGGCCAGATGGTTGGAGGCATTTTCGTCAAATAACGTATTGAAATACAGAATGTTCGAATCCGAGATCGGCGATTGATGCGGCACAAGGGCTACCTCGCCAAGATAATGGGAACCTTCGTCCATTTCCACAAGATGCTCCAACACTTTCTGTCCTTCTTCCGCCTTGACGTTTACGATGCGGCCATTTTCAAATGTAATCGTAAAACGGTCGATGATGTTACCGCCATAGCTGAGCGGCTTCGTGCTGCTGACATAACCGTTGACGCCCGTTTTGAGCGGAGCCGTAAACACTTCTTCGGTCGGCATGTTGGCGACGAAGCGATGTCCATTTTCGTTGAAACTTTCACCGGCTGCCCAAATATGTCCTTCAGGGAGCTCGATCGTCAAGTCTGTTCCTGGAGCTATGTAGTGCAGTTTTTTGTATTTCTTCTCATTCAGGGTTTTGGATTTCTCATCCAATGTCTCCAGGTGCTTGTTCCAAGCTTCGACCGGGTCTTCCAGATCGACGCGCACAGTATGGAAAATGGCATCCCAGAGCTTCTGCACGCGTTCTTCCTTTGGCGCATCCGGGAACACTTTATCGGCCCATTGCGGCGAAGGAACAGCGATCAGGCACCAGCTGAATTTGTCGGCTTGCTGATACGCCCGGTATTTCATCATGGCTTGTCCACGCGCTTTATTGTTGGCGGCAATCCGTTCTTGCTGGATGCCTTTCAGCAGGTCCGGGTTATCGGAAAGCACATGCAGAATGGCAGCTCCTTTTTCCACGAGCTCGGTCATCTCGCCGGCATACCATTTCGGAGGCTCGGAGAACACTCCATCCGCCGCATGCTCGTATTTAAGCCGTGTGATTTTTTCATCGCTCCAGTTCACGCGAACCTCGCTTGCCCCGGCTTGATAAGCTTTTTCCGTTATCAGGCGCACGAATCCCGCAGACTCAACCGACGCGTTCACCACAAGAATTTGTCCCTTCTGGACATTGACGCCGACTTTAACAGCCAGATCGGCATATTTGTTGAGATTTTCCTGAAAATCTGCCATGGTCTTAGAACCTCCAATTATGATTAATACTGCAATTGTTCTAAAAGGGGATCTCAATCATCCTCTGTCTAGTATTGTACTAAATCGGATGACATATTGAAAATATGTGCGCTTTGGATGGAAAGAATACCGCACATGGTATACTATAAAGACATCAAGTTGAAATAAAGGAGATATGAATGCATGGAATTTCAAATTATAAAGGCGGATATGAGTCTGGATGAAGAGAAACATTATCTTGGACATGTAACGTTTTCGCTTGCGGGACATCAGACGCCATATGAAATTACTTTGTTCAGCAAAAAGCAAAATCAATGGGATTACTCTTTGAATTTCTCGGGTGATTCCGGCGTTGAAGAAGAGTTTTTGAAGGCTGACGAACTTCTTGAAGAAGATGATGACCTGTTTGACGCTTTAGTCGATGCTGCTCTTGATACCATGAAACAATAAAAAATGGCGATGTAAAGCCTGAAAGGCCTTGGGCAGAAAGGATGAAAGAACATGATATACGATGACAACGTCGTCCGGCGCTTAAAGCGACTCGAAGGGCAAATTCGCGGCGTGCTTCATATGATGGAAGAAGGCAAGGAATGCAAGGATGTCATCTCGCAGCTATCCGCTGTCCGGAGCGCTACCGACAAGGCCATGGCCTACATCGTGGCGGTGAATCTGGAACAATGCATTTTGGAAGAGCAAGCCAAAGGCAATGAAACCGGAAAGCTTGTGCAGGAAGCTGTTGAACTTTTGATCAAAAGCCGTTAGAAAAGGCTTCGCATATGGAGGCAGGGAGGTACCTTCCTGCTTTTAATTTGCTTGACGGCGGAACGAGGACGAAAGGGGAAGGCTCATGTTTTTTTACATCTTGACACTGGTTGTCGTCCTGATCGATCAAGGCTCAAAATGGTGGGTTCGCACTTTTATGGAGGTGGGAGAGCATCGTAGCGTTCTTGCTCCTTATCTCCATTTTGAATATTATCAAAATAGCGGTGCAGCGTTCAGCTCTTTTCAAGGATACGGCAAATGGTTTGCTTATTTGGCTCTGATTGTGGTTGGGGGCCTGATTTATTACCGGATCAAAGGGAAAATAAGCGGTAAGCTGATGGAGCTGGCTGCAGGATTATTGGCTGGAGGAGCCTTGGGAAATGCGTTCGACCGGTTGTTTTATGGCAAAGTGACCGATTTTATTGTCTGGGGATCAGGCTCGGGAATCATGAATATTGCCGATTTGGCCATAAACGCAGGCGTGTTGTTATTCATCATTGGCATGCTGCTGCGGAACTGGCGCGACAAAAGGTCTTCTTACTCTTTTAAATAAAGAAGGTCTATTAATAAAAGATGTTCAAGAGGGAGAGAAAAACATGCAAAATAACGATAAACCATCGGGCTTGGCCCGAATCATCAGGGAGAGAAGGTCTATCAAAACCGGCTACCGGAACATTCCGGTTCCGCAAGAGCTGATTCTGGAACTGCTTAATGATGCGGTGTATGCGCCAAACCATAAGCTGCGCGAGCCGTGGAGATTCATATTCGTGCCTACGGAAGCCAAGCAGCTATTTGCCCTTGAGATGGCACAGCAATATCCGGAGGATATGTTTGAGAATCGCCTCAAATACTTCAACGAACCGGATGCGTACCTGATCATCCTGATGACCGATAGCGATAATCAGAAACAAAAGGACGAGGATTTCGGCGCGGTCAGTTCGATGATCCAGAATTTTCAGCTGCTTGCGTGGGAGCGCGGGCTTGGCACCGTCTGGAAAACCAATCCGCATATCTATGATCCTAAGGTAAAGGAAATGCTTGGCGTACAGCAGGGAGAGCGAATTGCCGGATTTCTTCACCTGGGATTTTACAGCGATGTGCCGGAAGGCGCACCCAGGACGCCAGCTGAAGAGAAATTCACCGTGTATCAACCGAAATATGATCTGTAGCTCCCGCCTGACACGGGAGTTTTTATGTTACTTTGGCGGTTAGGAGGATCGCATACAGGTTTATTTTGGTTAGAATACTATTAGAGGTTGTTCAAAAAGTCCGCTTTTGATAAGAAAATCTAATCGAAGTTAATTCAAGGATGAGCGACCGTGATTCAGGGGTGGGTTTTCTTGCGATATAGAATTTCATCAGCGTAGCTGATAACGAATAAATTCTATATCTAACACGAAGTGAATCAAGAGGCGCATTCGGCATCGAATCTTGAATTCAGCCGGGCCTAAGCAGCTGCTTACGAAGTATGTTTCCTCCGGAAACATTTCAGGTGCTCACGTACCCACTACAGGCAGCTGCTTACGAAGTCGTTTTCTACGAAACCGTGTAGCTCCGCTCCTTGCGTCCCTGGCTTCATCCAACTGAAGCGTTTTGAAAAAACGCACATCGGAAGCATAAGCCAAAGCGTTTTGAAAAAACGCACATCGGAAGCAAATGCTTCGGTGCTGAAAACCGGCCTTTTTGAACACGTACTATTAGTCA
Encoded proteins:
- a CDS encoding helix-turn-helix transcriptional regulator: MDRLMAIIMALQHDSQTASALSSKLEVSRRTILRDIQTLSEIGVPIGAASGPNGGYTLMEGFQLPPLQLSSREALCVLFALQGLTRYTDTPFNGERWSVMDKIRSILPHETSKSIDPLLDSMEIEVPKRVYHIPHLEWMLKMTAQGKWLSVFYQSMNHRRRLLIKPHKIFAAHGFWYCDCFSHTHQEDRRLRIDRIQDVAEAEEPADFRELKLSSSQDQDTSIHIRAELTYKGMLQVERDEHIGESIEAAGDELWIADFHLPEKEWEWVVSLFFSLGREARVIMPEKLRAEIRQRASDLYNDYNHAIAEES
- the lspA gene encoding signal peptidase II, which translates into the protein MFFYILTLVVVLIDQGSKWWVRTFMEVGEHRSVLAPYLHFEYYQNSGAAFSSFQGYGKWFAYLALIVVGGLIYYRIKGKISGKLMELAAGLLAGGALGNAFDRLFYGKVTDFIVWGSGSGIMNIADLAINAGVLLFIIGMLLRNWRDKRSSYSFK
- a CDS encoding aldose 1-epimerase, translating into MGTENAAFEGEFHGARAIWLKHGRYEAALLPEHGGNLILFRDTDNGFRYLREPEAEEMEDFKANPGVYGIPVLFPPNRYDGGKFAWEGKVYELPVNETDKGNHLHGFMHQLPWSVDYMKADGYESVVIISQKVRDGHLYKQYFPFEFTITLRYTLNAEGLHQQVAVSNDGRERMPNLLAFHTAINAPFVPGSSASDYTFKMTIGERREMSERMLPTGKIQPLSREEVLMKTDGVSPYFASMDNHYTASPQNGRNRMELTDHRTGDVLVYDVGTSYKYWMIWNNGACGKFFCPEPQINLVNAPNIAGLPAEEIGLIGLEPGERWEETSSFYAIKREN
- a CDS encoding metal-sensitive transcriptional regulator codes for the protein MIYDDNVVRRLKRLEGQIRGVLHMMEEGKECKDVISQLSAVRSATDKAMAYIVAVNLEQCILEEQAKGNETGKLVQEAVELLIKSR
- a CDS encoding aminopeptidase → MADFQENLNKYADLAVKVGVNVQKGQILVVNASVESAGFVRLITEKAYQAGASEVRVNWSDEKITRLKYEHAADGVFSEPPKWYAGEMTELVEKGAAILHVLSDNPDLLKGIQQERIAANNKARGQAMMKYRAYQQADKFSWCLIAVPSPQWADKVFPDAPKEERVQKLWDAIFHTVRVDLEDPVEAWNKHLETLDEKSKTLNEKKYKKLHYIAPGTDLTIELPEGHIWAAGESFNENGHRFVANMPTEEVFTAPLKTGVNGYVSSTKPLSYGGNIIDRFTITFENGRIVNVKAEEGQKVLEHLVEMDEGSHYLGEVALVPHQSPISDSNILYFNTLFDENASNHLAIGSAYAFCLEGGKEMTQEQLTQHGLNSSVTHVDFMIGSGEMDIFGVTADGTEEPVFKKGNWAF
- a CDS encoding nitroreductase family protein, with translation MQNNDKPSGLARIIRERRSIKTGYRNIPVPQELILELLNDAVYAPNHKLREPWRFIFVPTEAKQLFALEMAQQYPEDMFENRLKYFNEPDAYLIILMTDSDNQKQKDEDFGAVSSMIQNFQLLAWERGLGTVWKTNPHIYDPKVKEMLGVQQGERIAGFLHLGFYSDVPEGAPRTPAEEKFTVYQPKYDL
- a CDS encoding IS110 family transposase, with amino-acid sequence MDAILERCAGLDVHQDNIVVCLLSGPLEKKPSKEIQTFGTTTKELLQLQEWLLARECTHVAMESTGVYWKPIWNVLEDTCELTLANPTRIKNVPGRKTDYNDAEWIARLHRSGLIEKSFVPHKDIRDLRDLTRYRRKLLQNVTQEKNRVHKILQDANLKLTTFMSDIFGVSGRALLESIVNGEVLDEKQVRDMVKSTLKRKVPKLMESLNGRLRIHHRNMIRRHLEHIVYLEKEIVELEAEIDSLLTPHHLEMELLDTIPGINHDAAASIVAELGTDMSQFPSDGHVSSWAGVCPANHESNGKKKEKRTNEEVEG
- a CDS encoding zinc ribbon domain-containing protein; protein product: MSNFLNKLKQGVSDAGKKAQQTVESTTLKFQVSSKEKEIEKNYTEIGRIVYRSLETQSSFVPGAEFEKYQEAIITLEKEIEELNRKIQLLQNLKECGCGKMLQADASYCPFCGQQFQTIVVQPAAVQAGHSEKAIFCPKCGESATLGDHFCRGCGFRLTE